A genomic stretch from Falco cherrug isolate bFalChe1 chromosome 1, bFalChe1.pri, whole genome shotgun sequence includes:
- the LOC129734956 gene encoding coiled-coil domain-containing protein 63-like isoform X3 translates to MRDERNCTGLQGLLQTKYQCDSLIKDRKALLAELDKEILELEKKMARQNRAAVKAKQANSSKQLQKQIETLELHLNNVTVHFHTILSRNKELREEIEKLQIQKALLGKLSLKLHKKLAQQRRRMNTAAEQCTQGYKQRMGALARIAALNKRHIEDTVQRNVELQEQKRALEKENKLKNFMLTKCRDRSELEEVAKKRKALKAAQWAKQSQMESFESQEVAYRRLLELAEDGNFDRLVDNLIEKEGKNFASFIYITELKNEMEKMKQRIKDVQDEITTLMMDREDAETGNFHVLQELEEKLAETTREANWCEERCKESSRVLGQIKCGVEALLEVIGGDATKTTEQLGENGQITDGNLTRILGLVEKETNELLLMESVLRYTRAEGSQPAQPFASPLLGTTSLPWVMDRARLCPPPPALDSTPADIAAWEVPLGHGQLHQLVLQSCEKELGHAAAAAKKGSKSLKE, encoded by the exons ATGCGGGATGAGAGGAATTGTACGGGGCTCCAAGGCCTTTTGCAGACCAAATATCAGTGTGATTCCCtgattaaagacagaaaagcccTGTTAGCGGAGCTGGACAAGGAG ATActagagctggaaaaaaagatggcgAGGCAAAACCGGGCGGCAGTGAAGGCGAAGCAAGCAAACAGTAGcaaacagctgcaaaagcagattGAGACACTGGAGCTGCATCTAAACAAC GTCACCGTCCATTTCCATACCATCCTGTCCAGAAACAAAGAGCTCCGAGAAGAGATTGAAAAGCTGCAAATCCAGAAAGCTCTTTTGGGCAAGCTCTCCTTGAAGCTCCATAAGAAGCTGgctcagcagaggagaaggatgaACACTGCCGCTGAGCAGTGCACACAAGGCTACAAGCAGCG GATGGGGGCTCTGGCAAGGATTGCAGCCTTGAACAAAAGACACATAGAAGACACAGTCCAGCGCAATGttgagctgcaggagcagaagcGTGCCCTAGAAAAGgagaacaaactgaaaaacttcATGCTGACCAAGTGCAGAGATCGCTCGGAATTGGAGGAAGTggccaaaaagagaaaag CCCTGAAGGCAGCCCAGTGGGCCAAGCAGAGCCAAATGGAGAGCTTCGAGAGCCAGGAGGTGGCTTACAGGCgcctgctggagctggcagaggacgGGAACTTTGACCGCCTGGTGGATAACTTGATcgaaaaggaggggaagaacTTTGCCTCCTTCATCTACATCACTGAGCTGAAGAACGAGATGGAGAAGATGAAGCAGAGGATCAAGGATGTCCAG GACGAAATTACGACCCTTATGATGGACCGGGAGGACGCAGAGACGGGCAACTTCCatgtcctgcaggagctggag GAAAAACTAGCGGAAACCACGAGGGAAGCCAACTGGTGCGAAGAGAGATGCAAAGAGAGCAGCAGAGTCCTGGGCCAGATCAAATGTGGCGTGGAGGCCCTTTTGGAAGTAATCGGTGGCGATGCTACGAAGACAACGGAGCAGCTTGGAGAAAATGGGCAGATCACGGATGGGAATCTGACGCGGATTTTAG GTCTCGTGGAGAAGGAGACCAACGAGCTCCTGCTGATGGAGAGCGTCCTGCGCTACACGCGGGCTGAGGGCTCGCAGCCGGCCCAGCCCTTCGCCAGCCCGCTCCTGGGCACCACCAGCCTCCCGTGGGTGATGGATCGGGCCCGGctctgcccgccgccccccgccctggACAGCACCCCCGCCGACATCGCCGCCT GGGAGGTGCCGCTGGGCCACGGGCAGCTGCACCAGCTGGTCCTCCAGAGCTGCGAGAAGGAGCTGGGCcacgctgccgctgccgccAAGAAGGGGAGCAAGAGCCTCAAGGAGTGA
- the LOC129734956 gene encoding coiled-coil domain-containing protein 63-like isoform X1 codes for MDSKWGEPSLEQKVLDVPAMEKKKVSEAEFRRLQREFQRAAEKKKSYGANVRQQMQAQEKEIASLTQERKVVLLTPSQIPSPRNRMRDERNCTGLQGLLQTKYQCDSLIKDRKALLAELDKEILELEKKMARQNRAAVKAKQANSSKQLQKQIETLELHLNNVTVHFHTILSRNKELREEIEKLQIQKALLGKLSLKLHKKLAQQRRRMNTAAEQCTQGYKQRMGALARIAALNKRHIEDTVQRNVELQEQKRALEKENKLKNFMLTKCRDRSELEEVAKKRKALKAAQWAKQSQMESFESQEVAYRRLLELAEDGNFDRLVDNLIEKEGKNFASFIYITELKNEMEKMKQRIKDVQDEITTLMMDREDAETGNFHVLQELEEKLAETTREANWCEERCKESSRVLGQIKCGVEALLEVIGGDATKTTEQLGENGQITDGNLTRILGLVEKETNELLLMESVLRYTRAEGSQPAQPFASPLLGTTSLPWVMDRARLCPPPPALDSTPADIAAWEVPLGHGQLHQLVLQSCEKELGHAAAAAKKGSKSLKE; via the exons ATGGACTCCAAG TGGGGAGAGCCCTCTCTGGAGCAGAAGGTTTTGGACGTGCCCGcgatggagaaaaaaaaggtgtctgAAGCCGAGTTCAGGAGACTGCAGAGAGAGTTTCAGAGAGCAGCGGAGAAGAAGAAATCTTACGGTGCCAACGTGAGGCAGCAAATGCAGGCTCAGGA aaaagaaatagcgTCGCTGACTCAAGAACGCAAAGTGGTGTTATTAACGCCGAGCCAGATCCCATCCCCAAGAAATAGGATGCGGGATGAGAGGAATTGTACGGGGCTCCAAGGCCTTTTGCAGACCAAATATCAGTGTGATTCCCtgattaaagacagaaaagcccTGTTAGCGGAGCTGGACAAGGAG ATActagagctggaaaaaaagatggcgAGGCAAAACCGGGCGGCAGTGAAGGCGAAGCAAGCAAACAGTAGcaaacagctgcaaaagcagattGAGACACTGGAGCTGCATCTAAACAAC GTCACCGTCCATTTCCATACCATCCTGTCCAGAAACAAAGAGCTCCGAGAAGAGATTGAAAAGCTGCAAATCCAGAAAGCTCTTTTGGGCAAGCTCTCCTTGAAGCTCCATAAGAAGCTGgctcagcagaggagaaggatgaACACTGCCGCTGAGCAGTGCACACAAGGCTACAAGCAGCG GATGGGGGCTCTGGCAAGGATTGCAGCCTTGAACAAAAGACACATAGAAGACACAGTCCAGCGCAATGttgagctgcaggagcagaagcGTGCCCTAGAAAAGgagaacaaactgaaaaacttcATGCTGACCAAGTGCAGAGATCGCTCGGAATTGGAGGAAGTggccaaaaagagaaaag CCCTGAAGGCAGCCCAGTGGGCCAAGCAGAGCCAAATGGAGAGCTTCGAGAGCCAGGAGGTGGCTTACAGGCgcctgctggagctggcagaggacgGGAACTTTGACCGCCTGGTGGATAACTTGATcgaaaaggaggggaagaacTTTGCCTCCTTCATCTACATCACTGAGCTGAAGAACGAGATGGAGAAGATGAAGCAGAGGATCAAGGATGTCCAG GACGAAATTACGACCCTTATGATGGACCGGGAGGACGCAGAGACGGGCAACTTCCatgtcctgcaggagctggag GAAAAACTAGCGGAAACCACGAGGGAAGCCAACTGGTGCGAAGAGAGATGCAAAGAGAGCAGCAGAGTCCTGGGCCAGATCAAATGTGGCGTGGAGGCCCTTTTGGAAGTAATCGGTGGCGATGCTACGAAGACAACGGAGCAGCTTGGAGAAAATGGGCAGATCACGGATGGGAATCTGACGCGGATTTTAG GTCTCGTGGAGAAGGAGACCAACGAGCTCCTGCTGATGGAGAGCGTCCTGCGCTACACGCGGGCTGAGGGCTCGCAGCCGGCCCAGCCCTTCGCCAGCCCGCTCCTGGGCACCACCAGCCTCCCGTGGGTGATGGATCGGGCCCGGctctgcccgccgccccccgccctggACAGCACCCCCGCCGACATCGCCGCCT GGGAGGTGCCGCTGGGCCACGGGCAGCTGCACCAGCTGGTCCTCCAGAGCTGCGAGAAGGAGCTGGGCcacgctgccgctgccgccAAGAAGGGGAGCAAGAGCCTCAAGGAGTGA
- the LOC129734956 gene encoding coiled-coil domain-containing protein 63-like isoform X2, translated as MEKKKVSEAEFRRLQREFQRAAEKKKSYGANVRQQMQAQEKEIASLTQERKVVLLTPSQIPSPRNRMRDERNCTGLQGLLQTKYQCDSLIKDRKALLAELDKEILELEKKMARQNRAAVKAKQANSSKQLQKQIETLELHLNNVTVHFHTILSRNKELREEIEKLQIQKALLGKLSLKLHKKLAQQRRRMNTAAEQCTQGYKQRMGALARIAALNKRHIEDTVQRNVELQEQKRALEKENKLKNFMLTKCRDRSELEEVAKKRKALKAAQWAKQSQMESFESQEVAYRRLLELAEDGNFDRLVDNLIEKEGKNFASFIYITELKNEMEKMKQRIKDVQDEITTLMMDREDAETGNFHVLQELEEKLAETTREANWCEERCKESSRVLGQIKCGVEALLEVIGGDATKTTEQLGENGQITDGNLTRILGLVEKETNELLLMESVLRYTRAEGSQPAQPFASPLLGTTSLPWVMDRARLCPPPPALDSTPADIAAWEVPLGHGQLHQLVLQSCEKELGHAAAAAKKGSKSLKE; from the exons atggagaaaaaaaaggtgtctgAAGCCGAGTTCAGGAGACTGCAGAGAGAGTTTCAGAGAGCAGCGGAGAAGAAGAAATCTTACGGTGCCAACGTGAGGCAGCAAATGCAGGCTCAGGA aaaagaaatagcgTCGCTGACTCAAGAACGCAAAGTGGTGTTATTAACGCCGAGCCAGATCCCATCCCCAAGAAATAGGATGCGGGATGAGAGGAATTGTACGGGGCTCCAAGGCCTTTTGCAGACCAAATATCAGTGTGATTCCCtgattaaagacagaaaagcccTGTTAGCGGAGCTGGACAAGGAG ATActagagctggaaaaaaagatggcgAGGCAAAACCGGGCGGCAGTGAAGGCGAAGCAAGCAAACAGTAGcaaacagctgcaaaagcagattGAGACACTGGAGCTGCATCTAAACAAC GTCACCGTCCATTTCCATACCATCCTGTCCAGAAACAAAGAGCTCCGAGAAGAGATTGAAAAGCTGCAAATCCAGAAAGCTCTTTTGGGCAAGCTCTCCTTGAAGCTCCATAAGAAGCTGgctcagcagaggagaaggatgaACACTGCCGCTGAGCAGTGCACACAAGGCTACAAGCAGCG GATGGGGGCTCTGGCAAGGATTGCAGCCTTGAACAAAAGACACATAGAAGACACAGTCCAGCGCAATGttgagctgcaggagcagaagcGTGCCCTAGAAAAGgagaacaaactgaaaaacttcATGCTGACCAAGTGCAGAGATCGCTCGGAATTGGAGGAAGTggccaaaaagagaaaag CCCTGAAGGCAGCCCAGTGGGCCAAGCAGAGCCAAATGGAGAGCTTCGAGAGCCAGGAGGTGGCTTACAGGCgcctgctggagctggcagaggacgGGAACTTTGACCGCCTGGTGGATAACTTGATcgaaaaggaggggaagaacTTTGCCTCCTTCATCTACATCACTGAGCTGAAGAACGAGATGGAGAAGATGAAGCAGAGGATCAAGGATGTCCAG GACGAAATTACGACCCTTATGATGGACCGGGAGGACGCAGAGACGGGCAACTTCCatgtcctgcaggagctggag GAAAAACTAGCGGAAACCACGAGGGAAGCCAACTGGTGCGAAGAGAGATGCAAAGAGAGCAGCAGAGTCCTGGGCCAGATCAAATGTGGCGTGGAGGCCCTTTTGGAAGTAATCGGTGGCGATGCTACGAAGACAACGGAGCAGCTTGGAGAAAATGGGCAGATCACGGATGGGAATCTGACGCGGATTTTAG GTCTCGTGGAGAAGGAGACCAACGAGCTCCTGCTGATGGAGAGCGTCCTGCGCTACACGCGGGCTGAGGGCTCGCAGCCGGCCCAGCCCTTCGCCAGCCCGCTCCTGGGCACCACCAGCCTCCCGTGGGTGATGGATCGGGCCCGGctctgcccgccgccccccgccctggACAGCACCCCCGCCGACATCGCCGCCT GGGAGGTGCCGCTGGGCCACGGGCAGCTGCACCAGCTGGTCCTCCAGAGCTGCGAGAAGGAGCTGGGCcacgctgccgctgccgccAAGAAGGGGAGCAAGAGCCTCAAGGAGTGA